Proteins from a single region of Limosilactobacillus fermentum:
- a CDS encoding TlyA family RNA methyltransferase, which produces MEKERVDILLVKQGLFDSREQAKRAVMAGEILGLNNERLDKPGQKIPVTTTLHMKGKKMPYVSRGGLKLAKALQVFKISVENKVVLDIGSSTGGFTDVMLQNGAKRSYALDVGTNQLVWQLRDDPRVVVMEQTNFRYSKKEDFTAGQPEFASIDVSFISLSMILPPLAQILTPGGEVVALIKPQFEAGKEHVGKHGIIRERKVHEEVLTRVLSFMAADGFDVLGLDYSPIKGGQGNVEFLAHLKLATGPAQIAPEIDINHVIDAAYAELNS; this is translated from the coding sequence ATGGAAAAAGAACGGGTGGACATTCTCTTAGTCAAACAGGGATTGTTTGATTCGCGTGAACAAGCCAAGCGGGCGGTAATGGCCGGCGAAATTTTGGGGCTCAACAACGAGCGCCTCGATAAACCGGGGCAAAAGATTCCCGTCACCACTACCTTACACATGAAGGGCAAGAAGATGCCCTACGTGTCACGGGGGGGACTGAAGCTTGCTAAGGCCCTCCAAGTATTTAAGATCAGCGTTGAAAACAAGGTGGTCTTAGACATTGGGAGTTCGACGGGGGGCTTTACCGACGTCATGTTGCAAAACGGGGCTAAGCGCTCCTACGCCCTTGACGTGGGGACCAACCAGTTAGTGTGGCAGCTGCGGGATGACCCCCGGGTGGTGGTGATGGAACAAACCAACTTCCGCTACTCGAAAAAAGAGGACTTTACGGCGGGGCAGCCGGAGTTTGCGTCAATTGACGTCTCCTTCATTTCACTGTCGATGATCCTACCCCCGCTGGCTCAGATCCTCACCCCCGGTGGCGAAGTGGTGGCGCTGATCAAGCCCCAGTTTGAAGCCGGTAAGGAACACGTCGGAAAACATGGGATCATTCGCGAGCGTAAGGTTCACGAGGAGGTTTTGACGCGGGTTTTGTCCTTCATGGCCGCGGATGGCTTTGATGTCTTAGGACTGGACTACTCACCGATTAAGGGGGGGCAAGGGAACGTCGAATTCTTGGCGCACCTTAAGTTGGCTACGGGTCCCGCTCAAATTGCTCCCGAGATTGATATTAACCACGTTATTGACGCCGCGTACGCGGAGTTAAATAGCTAA
- a CDS encoding polyprenyl synthetase family protein, with amino-acid sequence MARQLQELVAVVDDYLATHLAGACDQPLLEKSMAYSLLAGGKRLRPTLTIAVAELLGKTIDDDLVRAACALELIHTYSLIHDDLPAMDNDDLRRGKPTNHRVYGPGVATLAGDGLLTLAFEWVSDNQLKAPVRLRLVQELAKAAGPAGMVAGQATDVSATGQELSLAQLKKLHRQKTGALLRYAVLAGGLIAEQETAVLDCLTTFGEAYGLAFQIYDDILDVTATTAEMGKATHKDQAEQKNTYPGLLGLAGAKGELEAALTTARGAAAELGRLTGKETVILDDFLAYYRI; translated from the coding sequence ATGGCACGGCAGTTACAAGAACTAGTGGCTGTGGTTGATGACTACTTGGCGACCCACCTAGCCGGCGCTTGCGATCAGCCGCTCCTGGAAAAGAGTATGGCCTATTCCCTGTTAGCAGGGGGCAAGCGACTACGGCCCACCCTAACGATTGCGGTTGCCGAACTGCTGGGAAAGACCATTGATGACGACTTGGTGCGGGCGGCTTGTGCTTTGGAGCTGATCCACACCTACTCGTTAATCCACGACGATTTACCAGCCATGGATAACGATGACCTTCGTCGCGGGAAGCCAACTAACCACCGGGTTTATGGCCCGGGGGTAGCCACCTTGGCTGGGGACGGGTTATTAACCCTCGCCTTTGAGTGGGTTAGTGATAACCAGTTAAAAGCGCCAGTTCGCTTGCGGCTGGTTCAAGAATTAGCTAAGGCGGCGGGGCCAGCCGGGATGGTAGCGGGACAAGCCACCGATGTGTCAGCCACCGGCCAGGAGTTATCCTTGGCCCAGTTAAAGAAGCTTCACCGGCAAAAGACGGGCGCCCTCTTGCGCTACGCTGTTTTAGCCGGGGGCTTGATTGCGGAACAAGAAACGGCGGTGCTTGATTGCTTAACCACCTTTGGCGAAGCTTACGGGTTGGCCTTTCAGATCTACGATGACATCTTAGATGTGACGGCGACCACGGCGGAAATGGGCAAGGCGACCCATAAGGACCAAGCTGAGCAAAAAAACACCTACCCGGGCTTGTTAGGCTTAGCGGGGGCCAAAGGGGAATTAGAGGCGGCCTTAACCACCGCCCGGGGCGCCGCGGCCGAACTGGGGCGCCTGACTGGTAAAGAGACTGTAATTTTGGATGATTTTTTAGCGTACTATCGCATCTAG
- the nusB gene encoding transcription antitermination factor NusB, producing MTFKRRKIREVAFQTLFAMASDPEVDREQLYKELLPLAPQEEVPAYLEELVTGVSEHQAEFDQEIEGSLAAGWSLSRVEKPNLIILRLALYEMKYVDDVPVAVAIDEALEMTKKFSDDKSRKFINGVLGHIGGPKTTSN from the coding sequence GTGACTTTTAAACGACGCAAAATCCGGGAAGTGGCCTTCCAGACCTTGTTTGCCATGGCCTCGGACCCAGAGGTTGACCGGGAGCAATTATACAAGGAGCTCCTTCCCCTCGCTCCTCAAGAAGAGGTGCCGGCCTACTTGGAAGAGCTGGTAACTGGGGTTAGTGAACACCAAGCCGAGTTTGACCAAGAGATTGAAGGCTCACTAGCGGCGGGTTGGAGCCTTTCGCGGGTGGAAAAGCCGAACTTAATCATCCTACGCTTGGCCCTTTACGAAATGAAGTACGTTGATGACGTCCCAGTGGCCGTGGCCATTGATGAAGCCCTGGAAATGACGAAGAAATTTAGCGATGATAAATCGCGTAAGTTTATCAACGGGGTGTTGGGCCACATTGGGGGGCCGAAAACCACTAGTAACTAG
- a CDS encoding arginine repressor, translating to MKKVDRQRQIQQIIEENDVERQDDLVRLLGEAGIQVTQATISRDIKEMKLIKVPSTHGGYHYSLPNYHQEDKEAQLTATIKSNLVELKRSDRMVGLVMQPGHGPLMALLVNSLKFPEVFMAIGDDANVLVVCQSQTAAAEFEERIDSLR from the coding sequence ATGAAAAAGGTCGATCGGCAACGCCAAATTCAGCAAATCATTGAAGAAAACGATGTTGAGCGTCAGGATGATTTGGTCCGCCTTTTGGGGGAAGCGGGCATTCAGGTTACCCAAGCGACGATTTCGCGGGATATCAAAGAAATGAAGTTGATTAAGGTGCCGTCGACCCACGGCGGCTACCACTACAGCCTCCCTAACTATCACCAAGAGGATAAAGAAGCGCAACTGACGGCGACGATCAAGAGCAACTTGGTGGAGCTAAAGCGCAGTGACCGAATGGTGGGGTTGGTTATGCAGCCGGGGCACGGACCGTTAATGGCGCTGTTAGTCAATTCCCTTAAGTTCCCGGAGGTCTTTATGGCGATTGGTGATGACGCCAACGTTTTGGTGGTCTGCCAATCCCAAACGGCCGCCGCGGAATTTGAAGAACGGATTGATAGTCTTCGTTAG
- the folD gene encoding bifunctional methylenetetrahydrofolate dehydrogenase/methenyltetrahydrofolate cyclohydrolase FolD produces MVELIDGKQLAKQLNEETATRVAALKKRGITPGIAVILVGDDPASAIYTRNKHRKAEKLGMKSVLKTFPADASQEEVMACVQELNNDPSIHAILVQSPLPKHFDEKALDNAIIPEKDVDGFHPYNVGRLYNDDPDKRYPVSCTPRGVLKMLDHYNVDLDGKDVVVMGRSILVGKPMQSLLQNRNATVTMLSAHTKDEEFYMRHADILIVAIGHPQFVKAQDVKEGAVVIDVGINRLEDGSLCGDVDFENVKEKASLITPVPGGVGPMTIASLMAQTVDLAEWSEE; encoded by the coding sequence ATGGTAGAATTAATTGACGGCAAGCAATTAGCCAAGCAGCTAAACGAAGAAACTGCGACTCGGGTAGCGGCGTTAAAAAAGCGGGGGATCACCCCGGGAATCGCCGTGATCTTAGTCGGTGATGACCCGGCTAGCGCCATCTACACCCGCAACAAGCACCGCAAGGCCGAAAAGCTCGGGATGAAGTCGGTGTTAAAGACCTTCCCGGCCGATGCCAGCCAAGAAGAGGTTATGGCCTGTGTACAGGAGTTAAACAACGACCCGAGTATTCACGCCATCTTGGTCCAATCGCCCTTACCGAAGCACTTCGATGAAAAAGCGCTCGACAACGCGATTATTCCGGAAAAGGACGTGGATGGTTTCCACCCTTATAACGTTGGCCGGCTCTATAATGACGATCCCGACAAGCGATACCCGGTCTCTTGTACGCCACGTGGGGTGTTAAAGATGCTTGATCACTATAACGTTGACCTGGATGGCAAGGACGTGGTGGTAATGGGACGTTCGATCCTGGTCGGCAAGCCGATGCAATCACTCTTGCAGAACCGGAACGCAACGGTAACGATGCTGTCGGCCCACACCAAGGACGAAGAATTTTACATGCGGCACGCCGACATCTTAATCGTGGCGATTGGTCACCCCCAGTTCGTTAAGGCCCAAGACGTCAAAGAGGGCGCCGTGGTGATTGACGTGGGGATTAACCGCTTAGAAGATGGTAGCCTGTGCGGAGACGTTGACTTTGAAAACGTGAAGGAAAAGGCTAGCCTGATTACCCCGGTACCGGGAGGGGTGGGACCAATGACGATCGCTAGCTTGATGGCCCAAACCGTAGACTTAGCAGAGTGGAGTGAAGAATAA
- the xseA gene encoding exodeoxyribonuclease VII large subunit yields the protein MIAEKNCLTVAQLTKYVKRKFDADPYLNRNVYVVGQLTDFRLRKTHQYFSLKDDQADGKFQLSVVMFQSAFAKVKFTPENGMRVIIRGRLSVYEARGNYQLYAEAMEVTGVGTLQVQFEQLYKKLRQEGLFDRPKKTVRPFPKRIAVVTSNDAAVKHDIITTVRRRNRLVQLVFYPTRVQGEQAAGEIAAQIKRVSDANDYDAVIVARGGGSLEDLWPFNEEVVARAINQANLPVISSIGHETDTTITDLVADVRTATPTAAAEAVTKWPLADVIAEVEREQTLLYTAEKSQLANLKQRLLALTESYFLKQPERLYERQVQQVDELTGRLQSGARLLLASRSRRVQELQTSLEHHSPRAQLAKQQMQLARLQQGLRAGMRGHLEEERGRLIRLEEGRRASTNLLLQATQNYQRGQAQRLDTLIKQLDALSPLKVLGRGFALVTKDEQVVAGVDQLAVGDEATVKFEQGQAQVTVTKIEKGNN from the coding sequence ATGATCGCGGAGAAGAACTGTTTAACGGTGGCCCAACTTACCAAGTACGTGAAGCGCAAGTTTGATGCCGATCCCTACCTGAACCGTAACGTTTACGTGGTTGGGCAGTTGACCGACTTTCGCCTGCGTAAAACCCACCAGTACTTCTCCTTAAAAGACGATCAAGCCGATGGGAAGTTCCAGCTTTCCGTGGTGATGTTTCAAAGTGCCTTTGCCAAGGTTAAGTTCACGCCGGAAAACGGGATGCGGGTGATCATTCGGGGACGCCTGTCCGTCTACGAAGCCCGTGGTAATTACCAACTCTACGCCGAGGCGATGGAAGTGACCGGGGTCGGGACCCTGCAGGTGCAGTTTGAGCAGTTGTACAAGAAACTGCGCCAAGAGGGGCTCTTTGACCGACCGAAAAAAACGGTGCGCCCCTTCCCCAAGCGGATCGCGGTGGTAACGTCTAACGATGCGGCCGTCAAGCACGACATCATTACCACCGTCCGGCGCCGTAACCGCCTAGTTCAACTTGTTTTTTACCCGACCCGGGTGCAAGGGGAACAAGCGGCCGGTGAGATCGCCGCCCAGATTAAGCGGGTCAGCGACGCTAACGATTACGATGCCGTGATTGTGGCCCGCGGGGGTGGTTCTTTAGAGGACCTGTGGCCGTTTAACGAAGAGGTGGTGGCCCGGGCGATCAACCAGGCCAACCTACCGGTAATTTCTTCGATTGGCCACGAGACCGACACGACCATTACCGATTTGGTGGCCGACGTACGGACGGCGACCCCAACGGCTGCGGCCGAGGCGGTGACCAAGTGGCCCCTGGCCGACGTCATTGCCGAAGTGGAAAGGGAACAAACCCTGCTGTATACCGCCGAAAAGAGCCAACTGGCGAACCTAAAACAACGCCTCTTGGCCCTGACCGAAAGCTACTTTTTGAAGCAACCTGAGCGCTTGTACGAACGCCAGGTCCAACAAGTCGATGAACTAACTGGCCGACTGCAGAGCGGGGCCCGGTTACTGCTAGCGTCCAGGAGCCGGCGGGTTCAAGAGCTGCAAACCAGCTTGGAGCATCACTCGCCGCGGGCCCAGCTAGCTAAGCAACAGATGCAATTAGCCCGGTTGCAACAGGGCCTACGTGCCGGAATGCGCGGGCACTTGGAAGAAGAGCGGGGCCGCTTGATTCGCTTAGAAGAGGGGCGCCGGGCTTCAACTAACTTGCTACTTCAGGCCACCCAAAACTACCAACGGGGGCAAGCGCAACGCTTAGACACGTTAATAAAGCAGCTGGATGCCCTGAGTCCGCTCAAGGTGTTAGGGCGTGGCTTTGCTTTGGTCACCAAGGATGAACAAGTGGTGGCGGGCGTTGACCAACTGGCGGTTGGTGACGAGGCGACGGTTAAGTTTGAACAGGGCCAAGCCCAAGTAACGGTTACCAAAATTGAAAAGGGGAACAACTAA
- a CDS encoding exodeoxyribonuclease VII small subunit, whose product MASQPKSFEEQLAKLQEIVTKLQQGNVSLNDSIELFKEGMTLSNDLKGQLNEAETTLAQMMDENGQLHPAEEKGDDVSNNGVQNQGYKSQFLDGDVF is encoded by the coding sequence ATGGCAAGTCAACCAAAGAGCTTTGAAGAACAACTAGCGAAACTACAAGAAATCGTCACCAAGCTCCAACAAGGCAACGTGTCGCTTAACGACTCGATTGAACTATTTAAGGAGGGGATGACCCTTTCTAACGACCTGAAGGGGCAACTTAATGAAGCCGAAACGACCCTAGCCCAGATGATGGACGAAAATGGGCAGCTGCACCCGGCCGAAGAAAAGGGCGATGACGTTTCAAATAACGGGGTGCAAAACCAGGGCTACAAGTCGCAATTCTTGGATGGGGACGTTTTCTAA